A region from the Chrysoperla carnea chromosome 4, inChrCarn1.1, whole genome shotgun sequence genome encodes:
- the LOC123298565 gene encoding protein AF-9-like → MSYRILVEIIHEASIRTKRTPEGFTHDWEIFVRGCDADISHYVDRVVFNLHHTFSKPRRVLKEPPYKVKESGYAGFNLLIEIYLKNSEEPKKIPFYYDLHLQPVGGPSGQPIYKVQKEKYVFHHPNEDFRQRLLKGGATLINTPSSHSESSREFPGGSDEQRSQLVDKPKLGGDMTKKPKIRTEETKLSNSFADLFGPPITKTAKVSPDPKLQQIKSSPKNMNIKNEKNAQQEKSSKSNKHSPQKDKSERSKEKDHSKKNKEERRSKDKTKERDKSKEKSTKKDKSPPRRSSTSPRRSPKRESSPKKSSSPKRVSSPSPKPKFEERNKYDESIKEKQNNDNTKSDKKVKKDKRDKVKDRDKDKREHKQHSKEENKTDIEPKENTMKSVYKDTNNVKPTKDTTSKDKEQIKLKEKIKQSEHQQQQSSVVRAEIKDSEKHKSVKHEISEKHKHKHKKKDREKSKKDDKERRHDKNKNDKMSSDTQINTSKAIVSNDSTKILPTVNNEIEKENHQNKNNSTQAPNSETFISTRDETSKVSRDKLSTNPLNTLIAELSENESSDSSNHSVKNNTDVRIRNKINSKSSNNVVDSTPTPLPPPPPQPVEMQKEFAPTVVPPVAPPSIEQNDKKNDDRVEKTKKSKKHRDKHKSNKSPDKDIERKRKRKSSSKIDDIETSSDKIINNDEQPRPMKQIKGERKLSEEEKIEQNTADYMNILKDLQHKIMTLQDNSELQRVVQLIAETGQYEITRQTFDFDLCALDRKTVDRLQEFFKAT, encoded by the coding sequence ttttaaaagaGCCGCCATATAAAGTGAAAGAGTCAGGATATGCTGggtttaatttgttaattgaaatatatttaaaaaacagtgAAGAAcctaaaaaaataccattttattaTGATCTGCATTTACAACCGGTGGGCGGGCCATCAGGCCAACCCATTTACAaagtacaaaaagaaaaatacgtATTTCATCATCCAAATGAAGATTTCCGCCAACGCCTTTTGAAAGGCGGTGCTACTTTAATAAATACACCATCAAGCCATAGTGAAAGTTCTCGAGAATTTCCGGGTGGAAGTGACGAACAACGATCTCAATTAGTTGATAAACCAAAACTTGGCGGTGatatgactaaaaaaccaaaaatacgcacagaagaaacaaaattatcaaatagtTTTGCGGATTTATTTGGTCCACCAATTACCAAAACTGCAAAAGTATCACCAGATCCTAAATTACAACAAATTAAAAGTTCTCCAaagaatatgaatataaaaaatgaaaaaaatgcacAACAGGAGAAAAGTAGCAAAAGTAATAAGCACAGTCCACAAAAAGATAAATCAGAAAGAAGTAAGGAGAAAGATCACAGTAAAAAGAATAAAGAGGAGAGACGAAGTAAGGATAAAACAAAAGAACGTGATAAAAGTAaggaaaaaagtacaaaaaaagataaaagtcCACCGCGCCGTTCTAGTACAAGCCCTAGACGTTCACCAAAAAGAGAGTCTAGCCCAAAGAAAAGTTCTAGTCCAAAACGAGTCTCAAGTCCTTCACCAAAACCAAAATTTGAGGAACGTAATAAATATGATGaatcaataaaagaaaaacagaaTAATGACAACACAAAATCAGATAAAAAGGTGAAGAAAGACAAACGAGATAAAGTGAAAGATCGTGATAAAGATAAACGAGAACATAAACAACATagcaaagaagaaaataaaaccgATATAGAACCAAAAGAAAATACAATGAAAAGTGTTTATAAAGATACAAATAATGTAAAACCAACGAAAGATACAACATCCAAAGATAAAgaacaaatcaaattaaaagaaaaaataaagcaatcagaacatcaacaacaacaatcTTCGGTTGTAAGGGCGGAAATAAAAGACAGTGAAAAACACAAGAGTGTTAAACATGAGATCAGTGAgaaacataaacataaacataagAAAAAAGATCGTGAAAAGAGTAAAAAAGATGATAAGGAAAGGCGacatgataaaaacaaaaatgataaaatgtcATCAGATACACAGATAAACACATCAAAGGCAATTGTAAGTAATGATTCAACAAAGATATTACCAACtgtaaataatgaaattgaaaaagaaaatcatcaaaataagaataatagcACACAAGCACCAAATAGTGAAACATTTATATCAACACGCGACGAAACATCAAAAGTTTCACGTGACAAACTATCAACAAATCCGTTAAACACATTAATTGCAGAGTTATCAGAGAATGAGAGCAGTGATAGTTCAAACCATAGcgttaaaaataatacagatGTTAGGatacgaaataaaattaattctaaatcaTCAAATAATGTTGTTGATTCAACGCCAACGCCACTTCCACCTCCACCACCACAACCGGTTGAAATGCAAAAAGAATTCGCTCCCACAGTTGTTCCACCTGTCGCCCCACCGTCAATTGAACAAAATGACAAGAAGAATGATGATCGTGtagaaaaaacaaagaaatcgAAAAAGCATCGTGATaaacataaatcaaataaaagtcCAGACAAAGATATTGAACGTAAACGAAAGCGAAAGTCTTCATCTAAGATCGATGACATTGAAACGTCATCGGATAAAATAATCAACAATGATGAACAACCACGGCCAATGAAACAAATTAAGGGTGAACGTAAATTATCTGAAGAAgagaaaattgaacaaaatactgcggattatatgaatatattgaAAGATTTACAACATAAAATAATGACATTACAGGACAATAGTGAACTGCAACGAGTTGTACAGTTAATTGCTGAAACTGGCCAATATGAAATTACACGACAAacatttgattttgatttgtgTGCGTTGGATCGTAAGACTGTGGACAGGTTACAGGAATTCTTTAAGGCCAcatga
- the LOC123298574 gene encoding 46 kDa FK506-binding nuclear protein, with protein MFWGLIIEPNKRYTQTVQRSFHISMAALDASSSDDTNVQVMLGLNDKNYLLCTLNRNSVLQTSLDLNFQEGNKIAFLHNGKGYVHLTGYFVPEDDLMDEYGEEEGEAEDEEVPTLVKVKSLKRKSESESDKKKSKKKKAEDLTVLLNDTLESDDNDDSFTLDNEASSDEDDDDEDEDDDDDDDAEEEDDDSDAEDNSDEEDEDGDEDDSDDMNAQESEDEVEVKKPKKEKKKKLQLNGTASPDKKQKNKETPSKKGNNQDKQSQEKQQNNKKNENQQNNKKNENQQKKKEKNEKKLNNESSGNNDVSPQKKTLEGGVHIEDLKVGNGPVAKPGKFVQVYYEGRLKSNGKQFDASKSGPGFKFRLGRKEVIQGWDVGVAGMRVGGRRRITCPPNMAYGAKGSPPVIPPHSTLVFEVELKNVN; from the exons atgttttggg GATTAATTATTGAACCAAATAAACGGTATACTCAAACCGTACAAAGATCATTTCATATTTCGATGGCTGCATTAGATGCTTCGTCCTCAGATGATACTAACGTACAAGTAATGCTTGGTTTGaacgacaaaaattatttactttgtaCGTTGAATCGAAATAGTGTTTTACAAACATCATTAGATCTTAATTTTCAAGAAGGCAATAAAATTGCTTTCTTGCATAATGGTAAAGGATATGTTCATCTTACCGGATATTTTGTACCCGAAGATGATCTTATGGATGAATACGGTGAGGAAGAAGGTGAAGCTGAAGATGAAGAAGTTCCTACATTAGTTAAagtgaaaagtttaaaaagaaaatctgaATCAGAAAGCG ataaaaagaaatcaaagaAGAAAAAAGCTGAAGATCTTActgtattattaaatgatacTTTAGAATCTGATGATAATGATGACTCTTTTACCTTGGATAATGAAGCTTCAAGCGAcgaagatgatgatgatgaggACGAAGACGACGACGATGATGATGATGCCGAAGAAGAAGATGATGATAGCGATGCCGAAGATAATAGTGATGAAGAAGATGAAGATGGTGACGAAGACGATAGTGATGACATG aatgcaCAAGAAAGTGAAGATGAAGTTGAAGTGAAGAAacctaaaaaagaaaagaaaaagaaactaCAATTAAATGGAACTGCATCTCCAgacaaaaagcaaaaaaataaagaaacaccATCAAAAAAAGGTAATAATCAAGATAAACAATCAcaagaaaaacaacaaaataataaaaagaatgaaaaccaacaaaataataaaaagaatgaaaatcaacaaaagaaaaaagagaaaaatgaaaaaaaattaaataatgaatcatCAGGTAATAATGATGTTTCACCACAGAAGAAAACACTTGAAGGTGGTGTACACATAGAAGATTTAAAAGTTGGAAATGGTCCTGTTGCTAAGCCTGGTAAATTTGTACAg gtTTATTATGAAGGTCGTTTAAAATCAAATGGCAAACAATTCGATGCTTCTAAATCTGGTCCTGGATTTAAATTTCGCTTGGGTCGGAAAGAAGTTATTCAAGGCTGGGACGTTGGTGTAGCAGGCATGAGAGTTGGTGGACGTCGACGAATTACCTGCCCTCCAAATATGGc atatGGTGCTAAAGGATCACCTCCAGTTATACCTCCACACAGTACACTGGTATTTgaagttgaattaaaaaatgttaattaa
- the LOC123298586 gene encoding uncharacterized protein LOC123298586, which yields MNTLRNLILMNTPEDFDQGLELINTTPVENIQRILDVMYDPNNKIEDMVEIREDIDKMLDDIDLEHNHVVLIFQTLRLLKEHTHRLILKPTDLQEFLIKKLKLNDYVTEMILKAWSQKPNRVLNNLINGQELDHVSWELSVGFAENNVQMAPTPKAKIQFSIMDNEHKQKEISLDVNHAQVSELYHKLESIQHLLDRIK from the exons atgaataCCTTACGCAatcttattttaatgaatacacCTGAAGA TTTTGATCAAGGTttggaattaataaatacaacTCCAGTAGAAAATATTCAACGTATCTTAGATGTAATGTACGatccaaataataaaattgaagataTGGTCGAAATTCGTGAAGATATTGATAAAATGCTTGACGATATTGATTTAGAACATAATCatgttgttttaatatttcaaacattaagATTATTAAAAGAGCATACACATCGACTAATTTTAAAACCAACTGATTTACaagagtttttaataaaaaaattaaaattaaatgattatgtTACTGAAATGATTTTAAAGGCATGGAGTCAAAAACCAAATCGTGTGTTAAATAATCTAATTAATGGTCAAGAATTGGATCATGTTTCTTGGGAACTATCTGTTGGGTTTGCtgaaaataatgttcaaatGGCACCAACACCCAAAgctaaaatacaattttctattaTGGATAATgaacataaacaaaaagaaattagtTTAGATGTAAATCATGCTCAAGTTTCAGAATTGTATCATAAATTGGAATCAATACAACATCTTttagatagaataaaataa